A window of the Citrus sinensis cultivar Valencia sweet orange chromosome 9, DVS_A1.0, whole genome shotgun sequence genome harbors these coding sequences:
- the LOC102606641 gene encoding (-)-germacrene D synthase-like isoform X2: MSFPVSASPNKVIRINAEKESTRRSANFDPTIWGDYFLSYTGDFKESGDASVKHQELKKEIRTMLRADINKPSQTKLDLIDDIQRLGVSYHFESEIDEILQKMHEANQDCDLGDDENVQELYYISLQFRLLRQNGYKISADVFNSFKDSNGNFKSFLKRDIRGMLSLYEAAHLRVHGENILNEALTFTVTHLESFTSQSNTQLAAQVNRALNRPIRKSLPRLEAKHYMPIYQKDPSHNKDLLTFAMLDFNILQKQHQEELRDIVRWWKNFDVPNKLPFIRDRVVEGYFWILGVYFEPKFLLARKILTKVISMASIIDDIYDAYGTIEELELFATAIERWDLSAIDLLPEYIKLCYCALLDAYSEFEKDLASKGILYGLPFAKESILVRSYIIEARWCDQQYVPTMEEYMRVALLSCGYLLLSTSSFLGMEDIVTKEAFEWVSGNPKIVQASSIICRLMDDIVSHKFEQQRGHVASAVECYMKQHGVSEEEAVKVFREKVGNAWKDINEELMRPPVVPMPLLERVLNLARLMDVLYQNNDSYTNPHLMKDHVAALLKDPVFFED, encoded by the exons ATGTCGTTTCCGGTTTCAGCCTCTCCTAATAAAGTTATCCGAATAAATGCAGAGAAAGAATCTACTCGTCGTTCGGCAAATTTTGATCCTACCATTTGGGGGGATTATTTCCTTTCATATACTGGTGACTTCAAG GAAAGTGGTGATGCTAGCGTGAAGCATCAAGAgctgaagaaagaaattagaaCGATGCTAAGAGCTGATATCAACAAGCCTTCGCAGACTAAACTGGATTTGATTGATGACATTCAGCGTTTAGGAGTGTCTTATCATTTTGAAAGTGAGATTGATGAAATCTTGCAAAAAATGCATGAGGCTAACCAAGATTGTGATCTTGGCGATGATGAAAATGTTCAGGAGCTCTATTATATCTCTCTTCAGTTTCGATTACTTAGACAAAATGGCTATAAAATTTCTGCTG ATGTCTTTAACAGCTTCAAGGATAGCAATGGGAACTTCAAGTCTTTCCTTAAAAGAGATATTCGGGGAATGTTAAGCCTGTATGAAGCGGCACATCTCAGGGTACATGGAGAAAATATACTCAACGAAGCACTTACTTTCACTGTCACTCACCTTGAGTCATTTACAAGCCAATCCAACACTCAACTTGCGGCTCAAGTCAATCGTGCCCTCAATCGACCTATTCGCAAAAGCTTACCAAGGCTAGAGGCAAAACACTACATGCCAATCTATCAGAAAGACCCTTCACACAACAAAGATCTATTAACCTTTGCCATGTTAGATTTCAACATACTTCAGAAACAACACCAAGAAGAACTCAGAGATATCGTAAG gtggtggaaaaattttgatgttcCCAATAAGCTACCTTTCATAAGAGACAGAGTGGTGGAGGGCTATTTCTGGATTTTGGGAGTATATTTTGagccaaaatttttattggctAGAAAAATTCTAACCAAAGTGATATCAATGGCTTCAATTATTGATGACATTTATGATGCTTATGGTACAATAGAAGAACTTGAGCTTTTTGCCACAGCAATTGAGAG GTGGGATCTCAGTGCCATAGATCTGCTTCCTGAGTACATAAAGTTGTGCTATTGCGCTCTCCTGGATGCTTACAGCGAATTTGAGAAAGATTTGGCCAGCAAAGGAATATTGTACGGCCTACCTTTTGCTAAAGAATCG ATTTTGGTGAGAAGTTACATCATCGAAGCTAGATGGTGTGACCAACAATATGTACCGACAATGGAGGAATACATGCGCGTTGCACTACTTTCATGTGGCTACTTACTGTTATCAACATCTTCATTTCTGGGAATGGAAGATATTGTAACAAAAGAAGCCTTTGAATGGGTATCCGGCAACCCTAAAATCGTTCAGGCTTCCTCAATAATTTGCAGACTCATGGATGACATTGTCTCTCATAAG TTTGAGCAACAGAGAGGACATGTGGCCTCAGCTGTTGAATGCTACATGAAGCAGCATGGAGTTTCTGAGGAAGAGGCAGTTAAAGTGTTTCGGGAGAAAGTTGGGAATGCGTGGAAAGATATAAATGAGGAGCTCATGAGACCACCTGTTGTTCCTATGCCTTTGCTCGAACGGGTTCTTAATCTTGCTCGTTTAATGGATGTGCTGTACCAAAATAATGATTCCTATACAAATCCTCACTTGATGAAAGATCATGTAGCCGCATTGCTTAAGGATCCTGTTTTCTTTGAAGACTAG
- the LOC102606641 gene encoding (-)-germacrene D synthase-like isoform X1, with translation MSFPVSASPNKVIRINAEKESTRRSANFDPTIWGDYFLSYTGDFKESGDASVKHQELKKEIRTMLRADINKPSQTKLDLIDDIQRLGVSYHFESEIDEILQKMHEANQDCDLGDDENVQELYYISLQFRLLRQNGYKISADVFNSFKDSNGNFKSFLKRDIRGMLSLYEAAHLRVHGENILNEALTFTVTHLESFTSQSNTQLAAQVNRALNRPIRKSLPRLEAKHYMPIYQKDPSHNKDLLTFAMLDFNILQKQHQEELRDIVRWWKNFDVPNKLPFIRDRVVEGYFWILGVYFEPKFLLARKILTKVISMASIIDDIYDAYGTIEELELFATAIERWDLSAIDLLPEYIKLCYCALLDAYSEFEKDLASKGILYGLPFAKESMKILVRSYIIEARWCDQQYVPTMEEYMRVALLSCGYLLLSTSSFLGMEDIVTKEAFEWVSGNPKIVQASSIICRLMDDIVSHKFEQQRGHVASAVECYMKQHGVSEEEAVKVFREKVGNAWKDINEELMRPPVVPMPLLERVLNLARLMDVLYQNNDSYTNPHLMKDHVAALLKDPVFFED, from the exons ATGTCGTTTCCGGTTTCAGCCTCTCCTAATAAAGTTATCCGAATAAATGCAGAGAAAGAATCTACTCGTCGTTCGGCAAATTTTGATCCTACCATTTGGGGGGATTATTTCCTTTCATATACTGGTGACTTCAAG GAAAGTGGTGATGCTAGCGTGAAGCATCAAGAgctgaagaaagaaattagaaCGATGCTAAGAGCTGATATCAACAAGCCTTCGCAGACTAAACTGGATTTGATTGATGACATTCAGCGTTTAGGAGTGTCTTATCATTTTGAAAGTGAGATTGATGAAATCTTGCAAAAAATGCATGAGGCTAACCAAGATTGTGATCTTGGCGATGATGAAAATGTTCAGGAGCTCTATTATATCTCTCTTCAGTTTCGATTACTTAGACAAAATGGCTATAAAATTTCTGCTG ATGTCTTTAACAGCTTCAAGGATAGCAATGGGAACTTCAAGTCTTTCCTTAAAAGAGATATTCGGGGAATGTTAAGCCTGTATGAAGCGGCACATCTCAGGGTACATGGAGAAAATATACTCAACGAAGCACTTACTTTCACTGTCACTCACCTTGAGTCATTTACAAGCCAATCCAACACTCAACTTGCGGCTCAAGTCAATCGTGCCCTCAATCGACCTATTCGCAAAAGCTTACCAAGGCTAGAGGCAAAACACTACATGCCAATCTATCAGAAAGACCCTTCACACAACAAAGATCTATTAACCTTTGCCATGTTAGATTTCAACATACTTCAGAAACAACACCAAGAAGAACTCAGAGATATCGTAAG gtggtggaaaaattttgatgttcCCAATAAGCTACCTTTCATAAGAGACAGAGTGGTGGAGGGCTATTTCTGGATTTTGGGAGTATATTTTGagccaaaatttttattggctAGAAAAATTCTAACCAAAGTGATATCAATGGCTTCAATTATTGATGACATTTATGATGCTTATGGTACAATAGAAGAACTTGAGCTTTTTGCCACAGCAATTGAGAG GTGGGATCTCAGTGCCATAGATCTGCTTCCTGAGTACATAAAGTTGTGCTATTGCGCTCTCCTGGATGCTTACAGCGAATTTGAGAAAGATTTGGCCAGCAAAGGAATATTGTACGGCCTACCTTTTGCTAAAGAATCG aTGAAGATTTTGGTGAGAAGTTACATCATCGAAGCTAGATGGTGTGACCAACAATATGTACCGACAATGGAGGAATACATGCGCGTTGCACTACTTTCATGTGGCTACTTACTGTTATCAACATCTTCATTTCTGGGAATGGAAGATATTGTAACAAAAGAAGCCTTTGAATGGGTATCCGGCAACCCTAAAATCGTTCAGGCTTCCTCAATAATTTGCAGACTCATGGATGACATTGTCTCTCATAAG TTTGAGCAACAGAGAGGACATGTGGCCTCAGCTGTTGAATGCTACATGAAGCAGCATGGAGTTTCTGAGGAAGAGGCAGTTAAAGTGTTTCGGGAGAAAGTTGGGAATGCGTGGAAAGATATAAATGAGGAGCTCATGAGACCACCTGTTGTTCCTATGCCTTTGCTCGAACGGGTTCTTAATCTTGCTCGTTTAATGGATGTGCTGTACCAAAATAATGATTCCTATACAAATCCTCACTTGATGAAAGATCATGTAGCCGCATTGCTTAAGGATCCTGTTTTCTTTGAAGACTAG